A region of the Chryseobacterium gotjawalense genome:
GGACTTCAAAGATAGTTAAATATATTTTTTATCTCGTTCCGTTGAGTGAATTAAGAATGGTATTTGAATTTTGCTGCTCGTGATTTTCAATAATGTTAAAAAGCCCGTTAACCATTTGTTGAGCGGCGAATTTGCTTATTGAGCCCGTCGCTAAATTATTGTTGTTCTGACCACCGAAAATACTTCCTAAAATATTGGTTCCTGACAATGCTGAGTTCAAAGACTGTACTAGTCCAAACTCGTTCAGTTTTGCATCTACCTTCGGTGCGATCGCAGCCATCAACTGTGCCGAAGTTCTTTCCCGTAACAGTTGTGTTGCGGCACCACTTCCTCCCTGTACGATTCTTGTGGCATCTTCTGCTGTTAAAGAATT
Encoded here:
- a CDS encoding DUF4197 family protein, with protein sequence MRRNTILVATMAIATIGTTTQSCLAIATSSVGLAVLKQILLGGITKGLNIFSSKDSFLGNQLIEAALPQQLRDINNTLQKVGLSNLVQKEKEYIASAAAFTVDISRPILINAVNSLTAEDATRIVQGGSGAATQLLRERTSAQLMAAIAPKVDAKLNEFGLVQSLNSALSGTNILGSIFGGQNNNNLATGSISKFAAQQMVNGLFNIIENHEQQNSNTILNSLNGTR